The proteins below come from a single Nostoc sp. 'Peltigera membranacea cyanobiont' N6 genomic window:
- a CDS encoding NACHT domain-containing protein, with the protein MSQQLPENSDSQQPDANSTQQADNSAHQNVVQGNQNRVVQGNENQSVLGDNNTVVQGSNNLMFVIKELILGQQTTTPIGNPARPKNERLLLAAVKEEVTARLRQSLHNAVLINLGKESQPQQVKRPWDAEIKIGLKPPERLPDTTTILEVFDSKEIAGKLLILGAPGAGKTTTQLKLAEVLVSRAGDDSSYPIPVLFNLSSFQGDKALSEWLVSELKSKYDVPTKVGKKWLKEDQLLLLLDGLDELSPKKQELCVQAINQLLQKELPQQRLVVCSRTEEYNNYSTYRSLSLSGAICLQSITDGQLKEYLIGINQTKILEFIRKDPNLLELVKTPLLLSITILAFPEISQSWHKASSIEESSRQDLLDSYIDRMCQRELNEKIYLTKKPPKNKQTKIWLTWLAQQLKQESKTEFLIEQMQPFYLSRKNQQNLYKIITNVFIWGFISLEFILIIILYSLLNGEKLNYNYLIYSWPIFYLCKGVIIKPVFQFLKLDLSLKLNENIKHIKIKNYIWNRESFSYKINQKIILGLVIGAIIWWIDDKLNYTKLIFWLPIGIIITMGCFILCEGLYTPAIDKTKIANQGILKSALNSGFIFLIVIIVSGLIGHLLAKILNIKVIQPIISLFIPMFISVLAGHFCGGKAAIQHFALRLILYFSGYIPWNYARFLDYCIERMFLQRVGGRYLFIHKLLQDHFAKMDLKQNSENKTKSSR; encoded by the coding sequence ATGAGTCAGCAGCTACCAGAAAACTCTGATTCACAACAGCCTGATGCAAATTCAACGCAGCAGGCTGACAATTCTGCACATCAAAATGTAGTGCAGGGAAATCAAAACCGTGTGGTTCAGGGTAATGAGAACCAATCTGTTTTAGGTGACAATAATACAGTAGTCCAAGGTAGTAACAACTTAATGTTTGTCATCAAGGAGTTAATCCTTGGTCAGCAGACAACAACACCAATAGGCAACCCAGCTAGACCGAAAAACGAGCGGTTACTATTAGCCGCAGTCAAGGAAGAAGTTACAGCACGATTAAGGCAATCTCTACACAATGCCGTGCTAATTAATTTGGGGAAGGAATCACAACCGCAACAAGTAAAGCGACCTTGGGATGCAGAGATAAAAATTGGCTTAAAGCCTCCTGAACGTCTCCCAGATACCACAACAATTTTAGAAGTTTTTGATTCGAAAGAAATTGCAGGTAAACTGTTAATTTTGGGTGCGCCAGGGGCAGGTAAGACGACTACACAATTAAAACTAGCTGAAGTTTTAGTTAGTCGTGCGGGGGATGATTCTAGTTATCCTATCCCTGTGCTGTTTAACTTATCTTCCTTCCAGGGAGATAAAGCATTGAGTGAATGGTTAGTAAGCGAACTGAAGTCAAAGTATGATGTTCCGACTAAAGTTGGTAAAAAATGGCTAAAAGAGGATCAACTTTTACTCCTACTTGATGGTTTAGATGAATTGAGTCCGAAAAAACAAGAACTTTGTGTTCAGGCAATTAATCAATTATTGCAAAAGGAATTACCTCAACAACGTTTGGTTGTTTGTAGCCGAACGGAAGAGTATAATAACTATTCAACATATCGAAGTCTCAGTCTCAGTGGGGCTATTTGTTTACAGTCTATAACTGACGGGCAACTTAAGGAATATCTTATTGGTATTAACCAAACTAAGATTTTAGAATTTATTAGAAAAGATCCAAACTTATTAGAACTAGTTAAAACTCCCTTACTGTTAAGCATAACTATTCTCGCCTTTCCAGAAATAAGCCAATCATGGCACAAAGCTAGTTCTATTGAAGAAAGTTCCCGCCAAGATTTGCTGGATTCCTATATAGATAGAATGTGTCAAAGAGAACTTAACGAGAAGATATATTTGACAAAAAAGCCTCCTAAAAATAAGCAAACTAAAATTTGGCTTACTTGGCTAGCTCAACAGTTAAAACAGGAATCTAAAACTGAATTTTTGATTGAACAAATGCAACCTTTCTACCTAAGCAGAAAAAATCAACAAAATCTATACAAAATAATTACTAATGTATTTATCTGGGGATTTATTAGCTTAGAGTTTATATTAATAATAATATTATATTCGCTATTAAATGGAGAAAAACTTAATTATAACTATTTAATTTATTCTTGGCCAATATTTTATTTATGCAAGGGAGTAATAATAAAGCCTGTTTTTCAGTTTCTAAAGCTGGACTTAAGTTTAAAACTAAATGAAAACATCAAGCATATAAAAATAAAAAATTATATTTGGAATAGAGAAAGTTTTAGCTATAAAATAAATCAAAAAATAATTTTGGGCTTAGTTATAGGTGCAATTATATGGTGGATAGATGATAAGCTGAATTATACAAAACTTATTTTCTGGCTACCCATTGGGATAATTATTACAATGGGTTGTTTCATCTTATGTGAGGGATTATATACGCCTGCTATAGATAAGACCAAAATCGCTAATCAAGGTATTCTAAAATCAGCATTAAATTCTGGATTTATTTTCCTAATTGTAATAATAGTGAGTGGATTGATTGGTCACTTGCTTGCAAAAATACTTAATATTAAAGTTATACAACCAATAATAAGTCTATTTATTCCAATGTTTATTTCTGTTCTTGCTGGACACTTTTGTGGTGGAAAAGCTGCTATTCAACATTTCGCTCTCCGCCTCATATTATACTTTAGCGGCTATATTCCCTGGAACTACGCACGTTTCCTGGATTACTGCATTGAGCGTATGTTCCTCCAGCGTGTTGGTGGTCGCTACCTCTTCATTCACAAATTACTGCAAGATCATTTCGCCAAAATGGATCTCAAGCAAAATTCAGAAAATAAAACCAAGTCAAGCAGGTAA
- a CDS encoding pentapeptide repeat-containing protein, with protein MSQDFSGQNLRGRSFKGQNLEGVNFSGADMTKANFSNATLREANFTNAILKDAVIKGANFTQSNLKNANLSGAKAGLPLYWAIRLLILLFLLAVLSGFTSEYVISALYNLSKFESRDSQKVSGVATLLVLIFFFLSTIHKGLYESLQISIFVSAIASSFTTAIISVFTDDKSSGVAFAGVVSAAIVNAGIVDSACIILGITQLNLWNSVVLAFIFGLASFFGAIVVPIIIPNISVFKIYYKMPDQIIFYVILTALVIIFIMVLSIYIAYKAMKGDKKFTLIHKISIFVASIGGTCFCNADLTEANLTHAILQNTDLREAILKKTCFYEAKGLDSVRFGECYLQNPLVRQLLITGQGQNKNFDRQDLRGVNFERATLEDASFIGADLSDANLQQTDLSRAKLVQTQLDGTNFIGATLTGAYIEDWNITNQTNFTGVRCEYVYMRLPTRKHPDPYRKPDNRQEVFADGEFGDFIKPIFDTLDLYHSQGVDPRAIAISFKQLAENHPDAELEIVAMEKRGQDKFLLRAKTASTTDKSQLSAEYFDTYNEIKALPEREIKLLLAEKDSRIRSLENFVNQALQRPSYYSSTQIQEVGSMASNPGGFSVGGSVGGNVNNVQGDNNRAVQGDNNQAVLGDGNQVAQQNQVGADTAESLTKEDVVKLLAQLETLIKGAELPADTKEELVEDLSAAKKATDKEEPNKQRALERLGTVAETLEKTSKGVEAGQKVWTIAKPIIVKVATWLGVAAGSHLLGL; from the coding sequence ATGTCCCAGGACTTCTCCGGTCAAAATCTCAGAGGGCGCTCTTTCAAAGGTCAAAACCTTGAGGGTGTAAATTTTAGCGGTGCGGATATGACAAAGGCAAATTTTAGCAACGCTACTTTAAGAGAAGCTAATTTTACTAACGCTATTTTAAAAGATGCAGTTATTAAAGGCGCAAATTTTACCCAATCTAATCTTAAAAATGCTAACTTAAGTGGTGCTAAAGCTGGACTACCTCTGTATTGGGCAATTAGGTTGCTCATATTATTATTTCTCTTAGCAGTATTATCAGGATTTACCTCCGAGTACGTTATAAGTGCATTGTATAATTTGAGTAAATTTGAAAGCAGGGATAGCCAAAAAGTGTCTGGTGTAGCTACGTTATTGGTGCTTATATTTTTCTTTCTTTCTACTATTCATAAAGGTTTATATGAATCTCTACAGATATCAATCTTTGTAAGTGCAATTGCTAGTTCTTTTACTACCGCTATTATTAGCGTTTTTACAGATGATAAAAGCAGCGGTGTCGCATTTGCAGGTGTTGTTTCTGCTGCAATTGTTAATGCTGGTATTGTTGATAGTGCTTGCATTATTCTTGGGATTACTCAACTGAATCTTTGGAATTCGGTTGTCTTGGCTTTTATTTTCGGTTTGGCATCTTTTTTTGGTGCAATTGTAGTACCTATAATAATACCAAATATTTCTGTTTTTAAGATATATTACAAAATGCCAGATCAGATTATTTTTTATGTGATTTTAACAGCCTTAGTTATCATCTTTATTATGGTACTGAGTATTTATATTGCTTACAAAGCGATGAAAGGAGATAAAAAATTTACCTTAATTCATAAAATATCTATTTTTGTTGCTTCTATAGGTGGAACCTGCTTTTGTAATGCAGATTTAACAGAAGCTAACTTGACACACGCAATCCTTCAAAATACAGATTTAAGAGAAGCAATTCTGAAAAAAACTTGTTTTTACGAGGCAAAAGGTCTTGATAGCGTTCGCTTTGGTGAATGTTATCTTCAAAACCCATTAGTGCGTCAACTATTAATTACAGGTCAGGGACAAAACAAGAATTTTGACCGTCAAGACCTACGAGGTGTCAATTTTGAAAGAGCTACATTGGAAGATGCTAGCTTTATAGGCGCAGATTTAAGTGACGCAAACCTGCAACAAACTGATTTATCCAGAGCAAAGTTAGTACAAACACAACTAGATGGAACTAACTTCATAGGAGCTACTCTCACTGGAGCCTATATTGAAGATTGGAATATTACTAACCAAACTAACTTTACTGGTGTGAGGTGTGAATATGTTTATATGCGACTCCCCACAAGAAAACATCCTGACCCCTATCGCAAACCGGACAACAGACAGGAGGTATTTGCTGATGGAGAGTTTGGGGATTTCATCAAACCGATTTTTGACACCCTCGATTTGTACCACAGCCAGGGAGTTGACCCAAGGGCGATCGCAATTTCCTTTAAGCAGTTGGCAGAGAATCACCCTGATGCCGAATTAGAAATTGTGGCAATGGAGAAACGGGGGCAGGATAAGTTTTTACTTCGTGCTAAAACCGCATCTACGACTGACAAGTCCCAACTGAGTGCAGAATATTTTGACACTTACAATGAGATAAAAGCCTTGCCAGAGCGAGAAATTAAATTACTTTTAGCAGAAAAGGATAGCAGAATTCGTAGTTTAGAAAATTTTGTTAATCAGGCACTACAACGCCCTAGTTATTATTCAAGTACACAAATACAAGAGGTAGGAAGTATGGCTAGCAACCCCGGCGGATTTTCAGTTGGTGGTTCTGTAGGCGGCAATGTCAACAACGTTCAAGGTGATAACAACCGCGCAGTTCAAGGTGACAATAATCAGGCTGTCCTTGGTGATGGTAATCAAGTAGCTCAACAAAATCAGGTAGGTGCAGATACCGCAGAATCGCTCACTAAGGAGGATGTTGTTAAGTTATTGGCTCAACTTGAAACTTTAATTAAAGGGGCAGAACTACCAGCAGATACCAAAGAAGAATTAGTTGAAGACTTGAGTGCAGCTAAGAAAGCAACGGATAAAGAAGAACCAAATAAGCAACGAGCATTAGAGCGTTTGGGAACTGTGGCAGAAACACTTGAAAAAACAAGCAAGGGCGTGGAAGCTGGTCAGAAAGTCTGGACAATAGCCAAGCCGATTATTGTGAAAGTTGCAACTTGGTTAGGTGTTGCTGCTGGTTCTCACCTGCTGGGATTGTAG
- a CDS encoding response regulator transcription factor, which translates to MLRIVIVEPETFTLLGIKGAISQSPDIEVTGDATSGKIGFKLIEQTNPDVVLVDLLLPDMSGLELTRSIKTKTNSKVVIFTNQTHSDFIKSAFRHGADSYMLKSADVELIELAIKRAYSDECLLDPKLAKKLLKNLDKNRYIDPSFADKNLLDSPTERQIQVLRLLAQGLGFEQIAKEMFLSVSTVKRYASDLYSKWHVKNSYEAIKRGAMLGYIDYNLIVNE; encoded by the coding sequence ATGCTGAGAATAGTAATTGTTGAACCAGAAACATTCACACTCTTGGGCATCAAAGGTGCTATTTCACAATCTCCAGATATAGAAGTAACTGGTGATGCCACCAGTGGGAAGATAGGTTTTAAATTAATTGAACAGACCAACCCTGATGTTGTGTTAGTTGATTTACTATTGCCTGACATGAGTGGTTTAGAACTGACTCGTTCAATTAAAACAAAGACTAATAGTAAAGTGGTGATTTTTACTAATCAGACTCATTCCGACTTTATTAAGTCAGCTTTTCGTCATGGGGCTGATTCTTATATGCTCAAGAGTGCTGATGTAGAATTGATTGAACTAGCCATCAAGAGAGCTTACTCTGATGAATGCCTGCTTGACCCGAAGCTGGCTAAAAAACTGTTAAAAAACCTTGATAAAAATAGATATATTGACCCTAGTTTTGCTGATAAAAACTTGCTTGACTCTCCCACCGAACGACAAATACAAGTCCTGCGTTTACTGGCTCAGGGTTTAGGTTTTGAACAGATTGCTAAAGAAATGTTTCTCTCTGTTAGTACAGTCAAACGTTATGCCAGTGATTTGTACAGTAAATGGCACGTCAAGAACAGTTATGAGGCTATAAAAAGAGGGGCGATGCTTGGCTATATTGACTATAACTTGATTGTGAATGAATGA
- a CDS encoding ParM/StbA family protein, whose product MTKNQRQARKIKTLTNNRTMTTVYTNAKNWLVQADLLAKSGLTDLIAGKDSGAGYGKAIIGDFSIMMPAAYSLVRNRNIMHHETISKDGAWLRYVEGTRLDLKDVQFFWGSAALAQSDHTLLHEDKAKKAELALESILADLAVLNIPDGVKLSISLSNHNPERWATEIKRRVEGTHTFEHLHPVTRSIVSKTVEIIVTGIYPEGFGSIAHCLFGEASLVLDPSELAIALDIGSSTWLITVFNGSGAVIDRHLIEGGCGELHTMIAETLDKRNDRVSLLSKDVKHSPSLVNQGILEGTFTYGGNHLTGKKFETEYSQCLDQWWSNRIEKFANFVTAGNYLDRAKYLVAWGGGVSLPVVDQNLAGLGFVVLNNPQFINALGLKLLTQISIGA is encoded by the coding sequence TTGACTAAAAATCAACGCCAAGCCAGAAAAATCAAGACTTTAACAAACAACAGAACCATGACAACCGTATACACCAATGCCAAAAATTGGCTAGTTCAGGCAGACTTGTTAGCCAAATCCGGGCTAACTGACCTCATCGCCGGAAAAGACTCAGGTGCAGGGTATGGCAAAGCAATCATCGGTGATTTTTCGATCATGATGCCAGCCGCATACTCACTTGTTCGCAACCGCAACATCATGCACCACGAAACCATCTCAAAAGATGGGGCATGGCTGCGATATGTAGAAGGAACGCGGCTTGACTTAAAAGACGTTCAATTCTTCTGGGGCAGTGCGGCTCTAGCTCAAAGTGACCATACTTTGCTGCACGAGGACAAAGCCAAAAAAGCAGAACTGGCATTAGAAAGCATCCTTGCAGACTTAGCAGTTCTGAATATTCCCGATGGTGTCAAACTTTCAATTAGTTTGAGCAACCACAACCCCGAACGCTGGGCAACTGAGATTAAGCGCAGAGTTGAAGGGACTCACACCTTTGAACATCTGCACCCTGTAACTCGTTCCATTGTCAGCAAGACAGTTGAAATCATAGTTACAGGCATTTACCCCGAAGGTTTTGGAAGCATTGCCCACTGCTTATTCGGTGAAGCATCCCTGGTACTTGACCCCTCAGAATTAGCGATCGCACTTGATATCGGTTCATCCACTTGGTTGATTACCGTGTTCAACGGCAGTGGTGCAGTGATTGACCGTCACCTGATTGAAGGCGGTTGCGGTGAACTGCATACCATGATTGCAGAAACCCTCGACAAGCGAAACGACAGAGTAAGTCTGCTGTCCAAGGATGTGAAACACTCGCCCAGTCTCGTTAACCAAGGGATTCTAGAAGGCACTTTCACATACGGCGGCAACCACCTGACAGGTAAGAAGTTTGAAACCGAGTACAGCCAATGCCTTGATCAGTGGTGGAGTAACAGGATTGAGAAATTTGCCAACTTTGTGACTGCTGGCAATTATCTAGACCGCGCTAAATACCTTGTCGCCTGGGGTGGGGGTGTTTCACTGCCAGTAGTGGATCAGAACCTAGCCGGTTTAGGCTTTGTGGTCTTGAATAATCCCCAATTCATCAATGCCTTGGGGTTGAAACTATTAACTCAAATATCAATTGGAGCCTAA
- a CDS encoding plasmid partition protein ParG: MEEKKKPGRPSTNKDDPVYVRARVPRELHKSFKLACTEDDLVMEDVVKDLIKDWLTRRGKKNSA; this comes from the coding sequence ATGGAGGAAAAGAAAAAACCAGGAAGACCATCTACCAATAAAGATGACCCTGTTTATGTCCGTGCCAGAGTGCCACGAGAACTTCACAAATCTTTCAAGCTTGCTTGCACAGAAGATGATTTGGTTATGGAAGATGTAGTCAAGGATTTGATTAAAGACTGGCTTACAAGAAGAGGCAAGAAAAATTCAGCTTAG
- a CDS encoding plasmid replication protein, CyRepA1 family, whose amino-acid sequence MGGFEMMSRPSHIEVNHWNEWLASAVDPELTALNVRSLSGPSVYEYLLCALPQTARRNDGRLRDGYLKRYAHAEAGAWWVSGLDPLNDWLAMDWGRMKPDYPRLEWDKTTQQQTQKPVKYESPPKTPNRVTYLRMPLHLWRLVSLRYNVPMPENIVITSEGEALGFWAWVMAHPEIPVILTEGEKKGGCLLTLGFVAIALPGIWNGRVGKEDLERLHPDLVPMTQKGRKFVVLFDYESKPKTKQQIFQATRRTASAIVELCCQCEVALLPGPEKGIDDWVVALGKKADKAVTAMIADALRISEYKQRFFINRARGLYKYKPNVTVNTRYLSLAIHSLPQSGLVGLVSDMGTGKTEILAVLRRENPQLSFLNNGHRVTLLKNLSDRLQTAMYSAISCGDWGQVKALSITVDSLYKMANDLQAYDILFIDEACQYLAHLLKSKTCKEHRGAILEVLEYLVYNAKLVVLADAHLDDLTIEFFMNLRPTGEKPYIIKNLYRSGGRQVHWYEGKNSSAIVAEFHAQLMLGKKLMMVSDSKRFIKKLERALNDGSAIDDTDETPESAEDRKLRVWAIHSENSGSEENVIFIREINIAIKDLDAFLITPSLSSGVDISSYHFDAVFGVFHAVSQSATECAQQLWRYRPNVPMYVWVAPRPPFGYAETNARRIKERILQTNEMTAFLIRINRETGKRGAEKDWALDASCQIEGQRNWSINNLRADLRSLLEEMGNTIAPVGDATDEGASRWMKAAGIAIDEEHYRKVANAKNIDRRTYTSRQHQDYLKPEEVLECEKFRIQDTYGMSVTPELVEQDDGGRLIKKIVALEAILAAPGEMVADDQGREFIPPPAIVVERDKSERERLAICTDWSNHSTSWLMRHRLGLRAVLMDLMSGVEIKGDEAMIQVLAEFSKRNASHVKGILNLTIPLSESPMWILGQYLSQLGLSTESRRPLEDGKRVRYYRLNTEDVEFVQKVLEYRQRQREERERKRQESLERDAAYAARMQAQYGINSPSTPPINEDGSNNRGGMDTDEADSISWWERVKYYAQLAIERVEYGVESVKELLSTLTIDERWGVIFKFEDIDPQKFAQLVDEAPDWVEWMA is encoded by the coding sequence ATGGGTGGGTTCGAGATGATGTCTCGCCCCTCTCATATAGAAGTCAACCATTGGAATGAATGGTTAGCCAGTGCTGTTGACCCAGAGTTAACAGCTTTGAATGTCCGTTCTCTATCAGGGCCATCAGTATACGAATATCTGTTATGCGCCCTACCTCAAACTGCCAGACGTAACGATGGGCGACTGCGTGATGGGTACTTGAAACGATATGCCCACGCGGAAGCCGGTGCATGGTGGGTTAGCGGACTTGACCCGCTTAATGATTGGTTGGCGATGGACTGGGGACGGATGAAACCAGATTACCCCCGCCTTGAATGGGACAAGACTACACAGCAGCAAACTCAAAAGCCAGTCAAGTACGAATCACCACCCAAAACTCCCAACCGAGTTACCTACTTGAGAATGCCCCTACATTTATGGCGGTTGGTATCACTTCGCTATAACGTGCCGATGCCAGAAAACATCGTCATTACCTCGGAGGGAGAAGCGTTAGGTTTTTGGGCTTGGGTAATGGCACATCCTGAAATCCCTGTAATTCTTACAGAGGGCGAGAAGAAGGGTGGTTGTCTCCTCACACTGGGATTTGTGGCGATCGCACTCCCTGGAATCTGGAATGGTCGAGTGGGCAAGGAGGATTTAGAAAGACTGCACCCTGATTTAGTCCCAATGACTCAAAAGGGGCGCAAATTCGTTGTTCTGTTCGACTACGAAAGCAAACCCAAAACCAAACAGCAGATTTTTCAAGCCACACGCCGCACAGCTTCTGCAATTGTAGAACTTTGTTGCCAGTGTGAAGTAGCGCTGCTGCCAGGGCCAGAAAAAGGAATTGACGATTGGGTTGTGGCTTTAGGTAAAAAGGCGGATAAAGCCGTGACCGCGATGATTGCTGATGCCTTGAGAATCAGCGAGTACAAGCAAAGATTTTTCATTAACCGAGCTAGGGGACTTTACAAGTACAAGCCCAATGTGACAGTTAATACTCGCTATCTCTCACTTGCAATACACTCTCTGCCTCAATCGGGGTTAGTTGGTTTGGTTTCCGATATGGGAACAGGAAAGACTGAAATTTTGGCAGTTCTCAGAAGAGAGAACCCCCAACTCAGTTTTTTGAACAATGGGCATCGGGTCACTCTGCTCAAAAACCTCAGCGATCGCTTGCAAACAGCAATGTACTCCGCGATTTCTTGCGGGGATTGGGGCCAGGTAAAAGCTCTCAGCATTACCGTGGATTCTCTGTATAAAATGGCAAATGATTTACAGGCTTACGATATTCTATTTATTGATGAAGCCTGCCAGTACCTCGCCCATCTGCTCAAGTCCAAAACCTGCAAAGAACACAGGGGGGCGATTCTGGAAGTGCTTGAGTATCTAGTTTACAACGCCAAGCTGGTTGTTTTAGCTGATGCTCACTTGGATGATTTGACCATTGAGTTTTTCATGAATTTGCGACCGACTGGTGAAAAACCCTACATCATCAAAAACCTGTATCGCTCAGGTGGTCGTCAAGTTCATTGGTATGAGGGGAAAAACAGCAGCGCAATCGTTGCCGAGTTTCACGCTCAACTGATGTTGGGTAAAAAGTTGATGATGGTCAGCGACAGCAAGCGGTTTATCAAAAAACTGGAACGAGCGCTCAATGATGGTTCAGCAATTGATGATACCGACGAAACACCCGAATCAGCCGAAGACCGCAAGCTACGAGTGTGGGCTATTCATTCGGAAAATAGCGGTTCTGAAGAGAATGTGATTTTCATTAGGGAGATTAACATTGCCATTAAGGATCTTGACGCTTTTTTAATTACTCCCAGTCTCAGTTCAGGGGTTGACATTTCCAGCTATCATTTTGATGCCGTGTTTGGCGTGTTTCATGCTGTCTCGCAGTCAGCTACAGAATGCGCCCAGCAGTTATGGCGGTATCGTCCAAATGTCCCCATGTATGTTTGGGTGGCTCCGCGTCCTCCCTTTGGTTACGCCGAAACCAATGCCCGACGCATTAAGGAAAGGATTCTTCAGACAAATGAGATGACCGCTTTTCTGATTCGCATTAACCGGGAAACGGGCAAACGTGGGGCTGAGAAGGATTGGGCATTAGATGCTAGTTGTCAGATTGAGGGGCAACGGAATTGGTCGATTAATAATTTACGGGCTGATTTGCGATCGCTCTTAGAAGAAATGGGCAATACTATTGCGCCTGTGGGTGATGCAACCGATGAGGGGGCTTCCCGGTGGATGAAAGCGGCAGGTATTGCCATCGATGAGGAGCATTACCGCAAGGTGGCGAATGCCAAAAATATTGACAGGAGGACTTACACCAGTAGGCAACATCAAGATTACCTGAAGCCCGAAGAAGTTTTGGAGTGTGAGAAGTTCCGTATACAGGACACTTACGGCATGAGCGTAACCCCGGAACTGGTTGAGCAAGATGACGGGGGACGCTTAATTAAAAAGATTGTCGCACTTGAAGCGATATTGGCCGCACCGGGGGAAATGGTCGCTGATGATCAGGGGCGCGAGTTTATTCCACCGCCAGCTATTGTTGTCGAACGTGATAAATCGGAACGGGAGCGATTAGCTATCTGCACAGACTGGAGTAACCATTCTACCTCCTGGCTTATGCGTCATCGGCTGGGATTGAGGGCGGTGTTGATGGATCTCATGTCTGGGGTTGAGATTAAAGGGGACGAAGCGATGATTCAAGTTTTAGCAGAGTTCTCAAAACGCAACGCATCTCACGTTAAAGGTATCCTCAACCTGACCATCCCGCTATCGGAGTCTCCGATGTGGATTTTGGGGCAGTATCTCTCGCAACTTGGACTATCCACTGAATCACGGCGACCGCTTGAAGATGGTAAGCGCGTTAGGTACTATCGGCTGAATACTGAGGATGTAGAGTTTGTCCAGAAGGTATTAGAGTATCGTCAAAGGCAACGGGAAGAGAGGGAACGCAAACGCCAAGAGTCACTTGAGCGAGATGCAGCTTACGCAGCTAGAATGCAGGCTCAGTATGGGATTAACTCGCCGTCCACACCCCCCATTAATGAAGATGGAAGTAATAATCGGGGGGGTATGGACACAGATGAAGCAGACAGTATTTCTTGGTGGGAACGGGTTAAATATTATGCTCAGTTGGCGATTGAGCGGGTTGAATATGGGGTGGAGTCAGTTAAAGAATTACTCAGTACACTAACGATTGATGAGCGGTGGGGCGTGATCTTCAAGTTTGAGGATATTGACCCTCAAAAGTTTGCTCAACTGGTGGACGAAGCCCCCGATTGGGTGGAATGGATGGCGTGA